One genomic window of Polyangium aurulentum includes the following:
- a CDS encoding GAF domain-containing protein, translating to MVQLGSSTAEASRPLARRVSELERSLADELARAKRQRDGQRAFFEQLLAGKPLGAVLDALIHTVEAEMDGALCSILLLDAAGERLFHGAAPSLPVEYCRQIDGIAIGPTVGSCGTAAALDRTAIVSDIEEHPAWAPFRELARAHGLRACWSVPFHDGQGKVLGTFAFYYRVPREPTRDEITQCQDLAHLAAIAIEQTRIREAHAQSVEAARRSQEDVIRAQSEAIAELSLPLIPITDDVLVMPLIGPIDERRAERVISALLAGIGARGAKAAILDVTGVPVVDAQVGGVILRAANAARLAGARVVVTGAKPAVARMLGDLGAWMGGVTTCSTLKSGIALADAMVRARGA from the coding sequence ATGGTGCAACTCGGGTCATCGACAGCCGAAGCTTCACGGCCGCTCGCGCGGCGTGTCTCGGAGCTCGAGCGATCGCTCGCGGACGAGCTGGCCCGCGCAAAGCGGCAGCGGGATGGACAGCGAGCCTTTTTCGAGCAGCTCCTCGCGGGCAAGCCGCTCGGGGCTGTCCTGGACGCGTTGATTCACACGGTCGAGGCGGAGATGGACGGGGCCCTGTGCTCGATTCTGCTCCTCGACGCGGCAGGCGAGCGATTGTTCCACGGCGCGGCGCCCTCGCTCCCGGTGGAATACTGCCGTCAGATCGACGGAATCGCCATTGGGCCCACGGTGGGCTCGTGCGGGACGGCTGCGGCGCTCGATCGGACCGCAATCGTCTCGGACATCGAAGAGCACCCCGCCTGGGCGCCTTTCCGCGAGCTGGCGCGCGCGCACGGGCTGCGGGCTTGCTGGTCGGTGCCCTTCCACGACGGCCAGGGCAAGGTGCTCGGCACCTTCGCGTTTTATTACCGCGTGCCCCGCGAGCCGACGCGCGACGAGATCACGCAGTGTCAGGACCTGGCGCACCTCGCGGCCATCGCCATCGAGCAGACGCGCATCCGCGAGGCGCACGCGCAGAGCGTGGAGGCCGCGCGGCGCAGCCAGGAAGACGTGATCCGGGCGCAATCGGAGGCGATCGCCGAGCTGTCCTTGCCGCTCATCCCCATCACCGACGACGTGCTCGTGATGCCCCTCATCGGCCCCATCGACGAGCGCCGCGCCGAGCGCGTGATCTCGGCCTTGCTCGCGGGCATCGGCGCGCGCGGCGCGAAGGCCGCCATTCTGGATGTGACGGGCGTGCCCGTCGTGGACGCGCAGGTGGGCGGCGTCATTTTGCGGGCGGCGAACGCGGCGCGGCTCGCGGGCGCCCGCGTGGTCGTGACCGGCGCGAAGCCCGCCGTCGCCCGGATGCTCGGCGATCTGGGCGCCTGGATGGGCGGCGTGACCACGTGCAGCACGCTGAAGAGCGGAATCGCCCTCGCAGACGCGATGGTGCGCGCGCGCGGCGCCTGA
- a CDS encoding PA0069 family radical SAM protein, whose amino-acid sequence MPRPVNNPPNPWSSTHVEWLEEPPDAKLTIFEEECRSLLSANDSPDIPFRYSVNAYRGCIHACAYCYARPSHQYLGWGAGTDFDRKIVVKTNAPEVLRRELERPSWEGEAIVFSGNTDCYQALEASYELTRRCLEICLEFQNPVSVITKSRLIARDAALLGGIAQKAHATAFLSIPFARDEDARKIEPWASKPSLRFEAMRKLAEAGVPVGIAIAPVIPGLNDTDIAELLERARDAGAQWAFMQPLRLAREVLPVFDERLEEAFPLRAQKVRNAVMEMRGGKMNEAAFGERFRGKGQRWAMIEAVFKSNCKRLGLSHERLAEGASTFRRPKRQLSLFDG is encoded by the coding sequence GTGCCTCGCCCGGTCAACAACCCGCCGAACCCCTGGTCATCGACGCACGTCGAGTGGCTCGAGGAGCCGCCCGACGCCAAGCTCACGATCTTCGAGGAGGAGTGCCGCTCGCTCCTCTCCGCGAACGACAGCCCCGACATTCCCTTCCGCTACAGCGTCAACGCCTACCGGGGCTGCATCCACGCCTGCGCCTATTGCTATGCCCGGCCGAGCCACCAGTATCTCGGCTGGGGCGCGGGCACCGATTTCGACCGCAAGATCGTCGTGAAGACGAACGCGCCCGAGGTGCTGCGCCGCGAGCTGGAGCGGCCCTCGTGGGAAGGCGAGGCCATCGTCTTTTCGGGAAACACCGATTGCTATCAGGCCCTCGAGGCCAGCTACGAGCTGACCCGCCGCTGCCTCGAGATCTGTCTGGAGTTCCAGAACCCGGTCTCGGTCATCACGAAGAGCCGGCTGATCGCGCGCGACGCGGCCCTGCTCGGTGGGATCGCGCAGAAGGCGCACGCGACGGCATTCTTGAGCATCCCGTTCGCGCGCGACGAGGACGCGCGCAAGATCGAGCCGTGGGCGAGCAAGCCCTCCTTGCGCTTCGAGGCGATGCGCAAGCTCGCGGAGGCGGGCGTGCCCGTGGGGATCGCGATTGCGCCGGTGATTCCGGGGCTCAACGACACGGACATCGCCGAGCTGCTCGAGCGGGCGCGGGATGCGGGCGCGCAATGGGCGTTCATGCAGCCCCTGCGGCTCGCGCGCGAGGTGTTGCCGGTCTTCGACGAGCGGCTCGAGGAGGCATTCCCGCTGCGAGCGCAGAAGGTGCGCAATGCGGTGATGGAGATGCGCGGCGGAAAGATGAACGAGGCCGCCTTCGGCGAGCGCTTCCGCGGCAAGGGGCAGCGCTGGGCGATGATCGAGGCGGTGTTCAAGTCGAATTGCAAGCGCCTCGGGCTGAGCCACGAGCGGCTGGCGGAGGGAGCGTCGACGTTCCGGCGTCCAAAGCGTCAGCTTTCGCTCTTCGACGGTTAG
- a CDS encoding SDR family oxidoreductase: MRSSRRDFLRFTLGASTLAVAGCGGVAADPAPQGPVTKVPVVTPPPAEKADKGGPKRILILGGTGFLGPQLVEAARARGHTLTLFNRGKTRPELFPDIEKLQGDRDGDLKALAGRKWDAVVDTSGYVPRVVKMSAELLAPNVGHYVFVSSISVFADPVPIGADESAPVDTMADEKNENVKENYGALKALCEKAAEAAMPGRVTNVRPGLIVGPGDPTDRFTYWPVRVKKGGDVLAPGTGDDPVQFIDARDLAAWIILAIEQKHLGVYNATGPENKLVMREFLETCKRVSGSDARFVWVDYPFLVEQKVSPWTDMPVWATPTPDHAGFSQISSKKAIERGMRFRPLDETVKDTLAWYDTLPEERRSKKMRAGLTPEREAEVLAAWAKKKSGGDKKDEKKDDKKGDRKGNKKTGMRSLPAGRTGVPS, from the coding sequence ATGCGCTCTTCCCGGAGAGATTTCCTGAGATTCACGCTCGGCGCCTCGACGCTGGCGGTGGCCGGCTGCGGGGGCGTCGCCGCCGACCCGGCGCCCCAAGGGCCGGTCACGAAGGTCCCGGTCGTGACCCCTCCGCCGGCCGAGAAGGCCGACAAGGGCGGCCCGAAGCGGATCCTGATCCTCGGCGGAACGGGCTTTCTGGGCCCGCAGCTCGTCGAGGCGGCGCGCGCGCGCGGGCATACGCTCACGCTCTTCAACCGCGGCAAGACGCGCCCCGAGCTCTTCCCCGACATCGAGAAGCTGCAAGGCGATCGCGATGGGGACCTGAAGGCGCTCGCGGGGCGCAAATGGGACGCCGTCGTGGACACCTCCGGCTATGTGCCCCGCGTGGTCAAGATGTCGGCCGAGCTGCTCGCGCCGAACGTGGGCCATTACGTGTTCGTCTCCTCGATCTCGGTCTTCGCCGATCCGGTGCCGATCGGCGCCGACGAGAGCGCGCCCGTGGACACCATGGCCGACGAGAAGAACGAGAACGTGAAGGAGAACTACGGCGCGCTCAAGGCGCTCTGCGAGAAGGCGGCCGAGGCGGCGATGCCCGGGCGGGTGACCAACGTGCGGCCGGGGCTCATCGTGGGGCCAGGCGATCCCACCGATCGCTTCACCTACTGGCCCGTGCGCGTGAAGAAGGGCGGCGACGTGCTCGCCCCCGGCACGGGCGACGACCCGGTGCAATTCATCGACGCGCGCGATCTGGCCGCGTGGATCATTCTCGCCATCGAGCAGAAGCACCTCGGCGTCTACAATGCGACGGGCCCCGAAAACAAGCTCGTCATGCGGGAGTTTCTCGAGACGTGCAAGCGCGTGAGCGGAAGCGACGCCCGGTTCGTGTGGGTGGATTACCCCTTCCTCGTGGAGCAAAAAGTGTCGCCCTGGACCGACATGCCCGTGTGGGCGACGCCCACGCCCGACCATGCCGGGTTCTCGCAGATCAGCAGCAAGAAGGCCATCGAGCGCGGCATGCGCTTCCGCCCGCTCGACGAGACGGTGAAGGACACGCTCGCCTGGTACGACACGCTGCCCGAGGAGCGCCGCAGCAAGAAAATGCGCGCGGGGCTCACCCCCGAGCGAGAGGCCGAGGTGCTCGCCGCCTGGGCGAAGAAGAAGAGCGGCGGCGACAAGAAAGACGAGAAGAAGGACGACAAGAAGGGCGACAGGAAGGGCAACAAGAAAACGGGCATGCGCTCGCTGCCCGCGGGCCGTACCGGCGTCCCGTCGTGA
- a CDS encoding Mur ligase family protein, producing MPLPARPRALLPPPPPWSSRLSTVGVTGTNGKTTTTTFVAAALRRLASPVARVTTLGAFLDDAPLDLPPTHEAFIEAMRRALAAGGRLAAIELTSEALALGFARAWPCRIGVFTNLTRDHMDAHGTPEHYLASKAQLFVHLPPGGAAILNACDPASALLAEVVPPGVRILRYGVPSRAADGSAMPPADLAAERVTVSWEGTRIALARSSVHPEVPPTIAIRAVGEHYAENALAALLAALEAGVPAGLAALAIAEAPPPPGRFEVIGDGPRAVVDYGHSPDALARTLRTARGLCRGRLTVVFGAGGDRDRSKRAPMGEAAAVADRVVLTSDNPRSEDPAAIARQIREGLGAHADVIEILDREEAIRVALADAGPEDVVLIAGRGPETEQIFAGGRRRLVDAEVAREALGAR from the coding sequence ATGCCGCTCCCCGCCCGCCCCAGAGCTCTCCTGCCGCCCCCGCCCCCCTGGTCCTCGCGCCTCTCGACCGTGGGCGTCACGGGGACGAACGGCAAGACGACCACGACCACGTTTGTCGCGGCAGCCCTCCGGCGCCTCGCGAGCCCCGTGGCGCGGGTGACCACGCTGGGGGCATTCCTCGACGACGCGCCGCTCGATTTGCCGCCGACGCACGAGGCGTTCATCGAGGCCATGCGGCGCGCGCTCGCGGCGGGCGGGCGCCTCGCGGCCATCGAGCTGACGAGCGAGGCGCTGGCGCTCGGCTTCGCCAGAGCCTGGCCCTGCCGCATCGGCGTCTTCACCAATCTCACGCGCGATCACATGGACGCGCACGGCACGCCCGAGCATTACCTCGCGAGCAAGGCGCAGCTCTTCGTGCACCTGCCCCCGGGAGGCGCCGCGATCCTCAATGCGTGCGACCCCGCCTCCGCCCTGCTCGCCGAGGTCGTGCCCCCCGGCGTGCGCATCCTGCGTTACGGCGTCCCGTCGCGCGCCGCGGATGGGAGCGCGATGCCGCCCGCCGATCTCGCGGCCGAGCGGGTCACCGTGAGCTGGGAGGGCACGCGCATCGCCCTCGCGCGCTCCTCGGTTCACCCGGAAGTACCCCCGACGATTGCGATCCGCGCGGTTGGCGAGCATTACGCCGAAAATGCCCTCGCCGCGCTGCTCGCCGCGCTCGAGGCGGGGGTGCCGGCGGGCCTCGCCGCGCTCGCCATCGCGGAGGCGCCGCCGCCTCCCGGGCGCTTCGAGGTGATCGGCGATGGGCCACGTGCCGTCGTCGATTATGGGCACAGCCCGGACGCCCTCGCGCGCACGTTGCGCACCGCGCGGGGCCTGTGTCGCGGGCGCCTCACGGTGGTGTTCGGCGCGGGCGGCGATCGCGATCGGAGCAAGCGCGCGCCCATGGGCGAGGCGGCCGCCGTCGCCGACCGCGTCGTTCTGACGAGCGACAACCCGCGCAGCGAGGACCCCGCCGCCATCGCGCGGCAAATCCGCGAGGGCCTGGGCGCTCATGCGGACGTCATCGAGATTCTCGATCGCGAGGAGGCGATCCGCGTCGCGCTCGCCGACGCGGGGCCCGAGGACGTCGTGCTGATCGCCGGCCGCGGCCCCGAGACCGAGCAGATCTTCGCGGGGGGGCGGAGGCGGCTCGTCGACGCGGAGGTCGCGCGCGAGGCGCTCGGGGCGAGGTAG
- a CDS encoding NAD(P)/FAD-dependent oxidoreductase, whose protein sequence is MERFDVLIVGGGPAGLAAGLVLGRCRRRVLLCDAGKPRNAPSRAMHGYLTRDGLPPSELRRIGREEVRRYGVELRDLEVVDARRVPGGGFEADLADGATIAARKLILATGMKDVLPEIAGFREFYGRGVYPCPYCDGWEMQDQPIGVFACGDQDKACRYALMMLRWSRDIVFFHHDNGAPPTGTTRELFSKHGITMCQRPIARLEGDDGRLARVVLEGGQVVPRRALFIKIGERPHSKLPERLGCDTTEEGVVGEARFHGATDVDGLYVVGDASPRVQLVSVAAAEGAAAAVNLNMAMQMEDLGVECK, encoded by the coding sequence GTGGAACGGTTCGACGTGCTCATCGTCGGTGGCGGACCGGCTGGTCTCGCGGCCGGGCTCGTCCTCGGGCGCTGCCGCCGCAGGGTGCTCCTCTGTGATGCGGGCAAGCCCCGCAACGCGCCCTCCCGCGCCATGCACGGCTATCTCACGCGCGACGGACTGCCGCCGAGCGAGCTGCGCCGTATCGGGCGGGAAGAGGTCCGTCGTTATGGCGTCGAGCTGCGCGACCTCGAGGTCGTGGACGCCCGGCGCGTTCCGGGCGGAGGCTTCGAAGCCGACCTGGCGGACGGGGCGACCATCGCGGCGCGCAAGCTCATCCTCGCGACGGGCATGAAAGACGTGCTGCCGGAGATCGCGGGCTTTCGCGAATTCTATGGCCGCGGCGTCTATCCCTGCCCCTATTGCGACGGCTGGGAGATGCAGGACCAACCCATCGGGGTATTCGCGTGCGGCGACCAGGACAAGGCGTGTCGCTATGCCCTGATGATGCTCCGGTGGAGCCGCGACATCGTCTTCTTCCACCACGACAACGGCGCGCCCCCGACCGGCACGACGCGGGAGCTTTTTTCGAAGCACGGAATCACCATGTGCCAGAGGCCGATCGCGAGGCTCGAGGGCGACGATGGCCGCCTCGCGCGCGTGGTGCTCGAGGGCGGGCAGGTGGTGCCGCGCCGCGCGCTGTTCATCAAGATCGGCGAGAGGCCCCATTCGAAGCTGCCCGAGCGGCTCGGCTGCGACACGACCGAGGAGGGCGTCGTGGGCGAGGCGCGCTTCCACGGCGCGACGGACGTCGACGGGCTCTACGTGGTGGGCGACGCGTCGCCGCGGGTGCAGCTCGTCTCCGTCGCCGCCGCCGAGGGGGCCGCGGCCGCGGTGAACCTGAACATGGCGATGCAAATGGAGGACCTCGGGGTCGAATGCAAATGA
- a CDS encoding alpha/beta fold hydrolase encodes MPQAKVNGQNIHFEDTGGSGPAVILAHGFLMNQAMFEPQVRALSPEFRVVRWDARGWGRTEYDGRPFSYWDSADDCVRLLDHLGIERAVVGGMSQGGFTALRAALRYPDRVKALVLISTQAAVDAPEAIAGNRQMLDTWRAMGPIDPLVEAIAGLLLGARETWEPWVSQWKTLPKDHLDTPTEALLSRDDITARLGEITCPAIVFHGTADGAITLERGEQVARGLVGCKQFVKVEGAAHAPNLTHPEQVNPPLLAFLRQYA; translated from the coding sequence ATGCCCCAAGCGAAAGTCAATGGCCAGAACATCCACTTCGAGGACACGGGCGGCAGCGGCCCGGCGGTCATCCTCGCGCACGGCTTCCTGATGAATCAGGCGATGTTCGAGCCGCAGGTTCGCGCGCTCTCGCCTGAATTCAGGGTGGTCCGCTGGGACGCGCGCGGCTGGGGGCGGACCGAATACGACGGCCGCCCCTTCTCTTACTGGGATTCCGCCGACGATTGCGTGCGGCTGCTCGATCATCTGGGCATCGAGCGCGCGGTCGTGGGCGGCATGTCGCAGGGCGGGTTCACGGCCCTGCGCGCCGCGCTCCGCTATCCGGACCGGGTGAAGGCGCTCGTCCTGATCTCGACCCAGGCGGCCGTCGACGCGCCCGAGGCCATCGCGGGCAACCGGCAGATGCTCGATACCTGGCGCGCGATGGGCCCGATCGATCCGCTCGTCGAGGCGATCGCGGGCCTCCTTCTCGGCGCTCGCGAGACCTGGGAGCCTTGGGTATCGCAGTGGAAGACGCTGCCGAAGGACCACCTCGACACCCCGACCGAGGCGCTTCTGTCGCGCGACGACATCACGGCGCGCCTCGGCGAGATCACCTGCCCCGCCATCGTTTTCCACGGGACCGCGGACGGGGCGATCACGCTCGAGCGTGGCGAGCAGGTCGCGCGCGGGCTCGTCGGGTGCAAGCAGTTCGTCAAGGTCGAGGGGGCTGCGCACGCGCCCAACCTCACCCATCCGGAGCAGGTCAATCCTCCGCTGCTCGCGTTCCTCCGCCAGTACGCCTGA
- a CDS encoding OPT family oligopeptide transporter, with protein sequence MSAPADAPLPAADLSSAEAPAAHQPYVPASQSPRELTFRALFLGAVLGIIFAASSVYLALKVGLTVSASIPIAVLSITIFRFFGRATILENNIVQTTGSAGESIAAGVAFTLPSLLLMGYDLAAGKVLVLSVLGGLLGVLMMIPLRHGLIVEEHGKLKYPEGTACADVLIVGETGGTNAKTVFAGFGIGFLYKLLGDPLKLFQMNPDHRFASWKGASIGGELTPEMLGVGYIIGPRTASVMMAGGVLAYLILIPMVAFFGDGLDAPIFPATTLIRDMSPNEIRSRYVLYIGAGAVATGGFISLGRALPTIFKAFKSGIKSFRAGKAEGAAKAPRTEQDLPFSVVVYGSLALLLAIWLAPMLGITFVSAVLIMLFGFFFVTVSSRITGEIGSSSNPISGMTVATLLITCLLFLAMGWVGVDHRAMALSTAAIVCIAASNGGTTSQDLKTGFLVGATPRRQQIGLLIGVVTSAFFIGSTLLFLNSSYTTVAAETYQAPMPPTAISAEVAKGPDGNEYRVAYQTESGASIPQGRYLVDASGQVAFVIDPGIGGRVPWATEKLGAKVKAPEGLEKTGTMLGPDRKSYDVVEVGQGAAVPAGRYLVEDGDLSYRVKEVKKLDAPKASLFALIIDGILTRKLPWGLVGIGVMLAIMMELCGVASLPFAVGVYLPISTSVPIFVGGIVRWLVDRKRGGAGGEEDFSPGTLLSSGYIAGGAIAGLVAALVAGLGMESRFDVGAFMPAVTGSNASGLVAFGLISAMLYSAAVRGQSAVGGAKH encoded by the coding sequence ATGTCCGCACCCGCCGACGCACCGCTCCCCGCGGCCGATCTCTCCTCGGCCGAGGCCCCGGCCGCTCACCAGCCCTATGTCCCCGCCTCGCAGAGCCCGCGCGAGCTGACGTTTCGCGCGCTGTTTCTGGGCGCGGTCCTCGGGATCATCTTCGCCGCCTCGTCGGTCTACCTGGCCCTCAAGGTCGGCTTGACGGTCTCGGCATCCATTCCGATCGCCGTCCTGTCAATCACGATCTTTCGCTTCTTCGGCCGCGCGACCATCCTGGAGAACAACATCGTCCAGACGACGGGCTCGGCGGGCGAATCGATCGCGGCGGGCGTCGCGTTCACGCTGCCGTCGCTGCTGTTGATGGGCTACGACCTCGCGGCGGGCAAGGTGCTCGTCCTCAGCGTGCTCGGCGGGCTGCTCGGCGTGCTCATGATGATCCCGCTCCGGCACGGGCTCATCGTCGAGGAGCACGGCAAGCTCAAGTACCCCGAGGGTACGGCCTGCGCGGACGTGCTCATCGTGGGCGAGACCGGCGGGACGAACGCGAAGACGGTCTTCGCGGGCTTCGGGATCGGCTTTCTCTACAAGCTGCTCGGCGACCCGCTCAAGCTCTTCCAGATGAACCCCGATCACCGCTTCGCGAGCTGGAAGGGCGCGAGCATCGGGGGCGAGCTGACGCCGGAGATGCTGGGCGTCGGCTACATCATCGGGCCGCGCACGGCGAGCGTGATGATGGCGGGCGGCGTGCTCGCGTACCTCATCCTGATCCCCATGGTCGCCTTCTTCGGCGACGGGCTCGACGCGCCGATCTTCCCGGCGACGACGCTGATTCGCGACATGTCGCCGAACGAGATCCGCAGCCGCTACGTGCTGTACATCGGCGCGGGCGCCGTGGCGACGGGCGGATTCATCAGCCTCGGTCGCGCGCTGCCCACGATCTTCAAGGCCTTCAAGAGCGGCATCAAGAGCTTCCGCGCGGGCAAGGCCGAGGGCGCGGCGAAGGCGCCGCGCACCGAGCAGGACCTGCCTTTCTCGGTCGTCGTGTACGGCTCGCTCGCGCTCCTGCTCGCGATCTGGCTCGCGCCGATGCTCGGGATCACGTTCGTCTCGGCGGTGCTCATCATGCTCTTCGGCTTCTTCTTCGTGACCGTCTCGTCGCGGATCACGGGGGAGATCGGCTCTTCGTCGAACCCGATCTCGGGCATGACGGTGGCGACCCTGCTCATCACTTGCCTTCTGTTCCTGGCGATGGGCTGGGTGGGCGTCGATCATCGGGCGATGGCGCTGTCGACGGCGGCGATCGTGTGCATCGCGGCGTCGAACGGCGGCACCACGAGCCAGGACCTCAAGACGGGCTTTCTCGTGGGAGCGACCCCGCGGAGGCAGCAGATCGGCCTGCTCATCGGCGTGGTGACGAGCGCATTCTTCATCGGCTCGACGCTGCTCTTCCTGAACTCCTCGTATACGACCGTCGCGGCGGAGACGTATCAGGCGCCGATGCCACCGACGGCGATCTCGGCCGAGGTGGCGAAGGGGCCCGACGGCAACGAATACCGCGTCGCTTACCAGACGGAGTCGGGCGCGAGCATCCCGCAGGGCCGATACCTCGTGGATGCGTCGGGGCAGGTGGCATTCGTGATCGACCCGGGGATCGGCGGCCGCGTGCCGTGGGCGACCGAGAAGCTCGGGGCGAAGGTCAAGGCGCCGGAGGGCCTCGAGAAGACCGGGACGATGCTCGGTCCGGACCGCAAATCGTACGACGTGGTCGAGGTGGGGCAGGGCGCGGCCGTCCCGGCGGGGCGATACCTTGTCGAGGATGGGGATCTCTCCTATCGGGTGAAGGAGGTGAAGAAGCTCGACGCGCCGAAGGCCAGCCTCTTCGCGCTGATCATCGACGGGATCCTGACGCGCAAGCTGCCGTGGGGTCTCGTCGGGATTGGCGTGATGCTGGCGATCATGATGGAGCTGTGCGGCGTCGCGTCGCTGCCCTTCGCGGTCGGCGTGTATCTCCCGATCTCCACGTCCGTGCCCATTTTCGTGGGCGGCATCGTCCGCTGGCTCGTGGACAGGAAGCGGGGCGGCGCGGGCGGCGAGGAGGACTTCAGCCCGGGGACCTTGCTCAGCTCGGGTTATATCGCGGGCGGGGCCAT
- a CDS encoding PAS domain-containing protein, which translates to MNTQETTLYEENVRLRARLNRSEHHARENERMLVEQERMLAAAKREIEAKNAEIARLRAQLGAAAVERECRETLIQSIVNAVPAVIWAKDRDGRHILTNKAFEEFHRAPGGCVGKTDYDLFPASMADEMRAVDRKVFAADALVEVEETLPRDGIVASYQTSKFPIRNAQGETCALGAIAIDITERKRAEAERAALQAQVIEAQRAVLRELSTPLIPLSPNVILLPLIGAMDVERADQATATLLRGIEQHRAKFAILDVTGVKNIDAPVADALIRAARSARLIGARVILTGIQPRMAEVLARLGIDLKGIVTLGTLQAGIAYAIRS; encoded by the coding sequence ATGAACACGCAAGAGACGACGCTGTACGAGGAGAACGTCCGGCTGCGCGCGCGTTTGAACCGCAGCGAGCATCACGCGCGGGAAAACGAGCGGATGCTCGTCGAGCAGGAGCGCATGCTGGCCGCCGCGAAGCGCGAGATCGAGGCGAAGAACGCGGAGATCGCGCGCCTGCGCGCCCAGCTCGGCGCGGCGGCCGTGGAGCGCGAGTGCCGCGAGACCCTCATCCAGAGCATCGTCAACGCCGTACCCGCCGTGATCTGGGCCAAGGACCGCGACGGCAGGCACATCCTCACGAACAAGGCCTTCGAGGAGTTCCATCGCGCGCCTGGAGGGTGTGTCGGGAAAACCGACTACGATCTCTTTCCGGCCTCGATGGCCGACGAGATGCGCGCGGTCGATCGCAAGGTCTTCGCGGCGGACGCGCTCGTCGAGGTCGAGGAGACGCTGCCGAGGGACGGCATCGTCGCGAGCTATCAGACGTCCAAGTTCCCCATTCGCAATGCGCAGGGCGAGACGTGCGCCCTCGGCGCCATCGCCATCGACATCACCGAGCGCAAGCGGGCCGAGGCCGAGCGGGCAGCCTTGCAGGCCCAGGTCATCGAGGCCCAGCGGGCCGTCCTGCGCGAGCTATCGACGCCCCTCATCCCGCTCTCGCCCAACGTCATTCTCTTACCGCTCATCGGGGCCATGGATGTCGAGCGCGCGGACCAGGCGACGGCGACGCTCCTGCGCGGCATCGAGCAGCACCGGGCCAAGTTTGCGATCCTCGACGTGACGGGCGTGAAGAACATCGATGCGCCCGTCGCCGACGCGCTCATCCGGGCGGCGAGGTCGGCGCGGCTCATCGGCGCGCGGGTGATCCTCACGGGCATTCAGCCCCGCATGGCCGAGGTGCTCGCGCGGCTCGGCATCGACCTGAAGGGCATCGTCACCCTGGGCACGCTGCAGGCGGGCATCGCGTACGCCATTCGCTCCTGA
- a CDS encoding NTP/NDP exchange transporter: MPEALPLRLLSRVGVAVRPGELGTLIWSFLYFFFLLCGYYILRPLRDAMGIAGGEKALPWLFTATFVTMLAMVPLYGAVVARASRRRIIPYVYRFFALNLVLFFTLFELGVSRVAVGKVFFVWTSVYNLFVVSVFWSFMADVFTNEQGKRLFGAIAAGGSLGGIVGPEITELLAPRLGQQRIFFLLLLSALALEGCLLCVRRIQRAAGERGAAPPVGGSLIAGIRLVLTSPYLAGICASTLCLTATATFIYLEQAHIIATTTVDPAARTQLFASVDKRVNLVALLLEIVLTGRVLSRIGLGAGLAALPVVTGAGFIGLAAAPSLLFIAVFSGVRRAIHYAIERPAREVLFTVVDREAKYKAKTFIDTVVYRGGDAASARGYAALVGAGLGATGVAMLSVPLCALWLGVYLLLAQKQKSMADRKEAAGGNDEPAASAEGG, from the coding sequence ATGCCCGAGGCGCTCCCCCTCCGCTTGCTCTCCCGCGTCGGCGTGGCCGTCAGGCCGGGAGAGCTCGGGACCTTGATCTGGTCGTTCCTCTACTTTTTCTTCCTGCTCTGCGGCTATTACATCCTGCGGCCGCTCCGGGACGCGATGGGCATCGCGGGCGGGGAGAAGGCGCTTCCGTGGCTGTTCACTGCCACGTTCGTGACCATGCTGGCCATGGTCCCGCTCTACGGGGCGGTCGTGGCCCGCGCCTCGCGGCGGCGCATCATCCCGTACGTGTATCGGTTCTTCGCGCTGAACCTCGTCCTGTTTTTCACCCTCTTCGAGCTCGGCGTTTCGCGCGTCGCGGTGGGCAAGGTCTTCTTCGTCTGGACGAGCGTCTACAACCTGTTCGTCGTGTCGGTCTTCTGGAGCTTCATGGCCGACGTGTTCACGAACGAGCAGGGAAAGCGGCTCTTCGGCGCGATTGCCGCGGGGGGCAGCCTCGGCGGGATCGTGGGGCCGGAGATCACCGAGCTTCTGGCGCCGCGCCTGGGACAGCAGCGGATCTTCTTTTTGCTCCTCCTGTCGGCGCTCGCGCTCGAGGGGTGCCTTCTGTGCGTGCGCCGCATCCAGCGCGCCGCGGGCGAGCGCGGGGCGGCGCCTCCCGTCGGGGGCTCGTTGATTGCGGGGATCCGGCTCGTGTTGACCTCGCCTTACCTCGCGGGCATCTGCGCCTCGACGCTCTGTTTGACCGCGACCGCGACGTTCATCTACCTCGAGCAGGCGCACATCATCGCGACCACGACCGTGGATCCGGCCGCCCGCACCCAGCTTTTTGCCTCGGTGGACAAGCGGGTGAACCTCGTGGCCCTCTTGCTCGAGATCGTGCTCACGGGGCGCGTCCTTTCGCGCATCGGCCTCGGCGCGGGCCTCGCTGCGCTGCCGGTCGTCACGGGAGCGGGCTTCATCGGGCTCGCGGCCGCGCCTTCGCTCCTTTTCATCGCCGTGTTTTCCGGGGTTCGCCGCGCGATTCATTACGCGATCGAGCGGCCCGCGCGCGAGGTCCTGTTCACGGTCGTGGACCGGGAGGCGAAGTACAAGGCAAAGACGTTCATCGACACCGTGGTTTACCGCGGTGGCGACGCGGCGAGCGCGAGGGGCTATGCGGCGCTGGTGGGCGCCGGGCTCGGCGCGACGGGCGTGGCGATGCTCTCGGTGCCGCTCTGCGCGCTCTGGCTGGGCGTGTACCTGCTCCTCGCGCAGAAACAGAAATCGATGGCGGACCGCAAAGAGGCGGCCGGCGGAAACGACGAACCTGCCGCTTCGGCAGAGGGAGGGTAA